One Deinococcus humi genomic window carries:
- a CDS encoding amidase: protein MTNLTSLSASQLARLVTEKRASSLEIVDAYIERAQQLQDLNALPFPCFDRARREAQERDAQLARGERLGPLHGVPLTVKDWLEVEGLPCRAGDEARRGMVCQQDATAVARLRAAGGVVLGKTAVLPDTAVYGRVANPYGEGRSPGGSSSGEAALIAAGGSPLGLGSDSGGSIRQPAAFCGVAGLKPTSGRVPPTGHLPRINPLADSRTVIGPLARRVEDLALALHLIAGEDGWDASVVPAPLSDYREVRVPVLRAAFFDRLPGAEGLDDADASCVLGEAVTALKHLGVEVREAAPPGLDATMALTREYWARPESSSWELWEPDGASTLSADQVERHLFEWDRFRRGVLGFMRGVDVILTPVTRSGAVKHGDDEGGIDFTAPFSLTGQPAAVVRCGKTADRRPLGVQVVARMWREDVALAVAHALEEALGGHRSPPSRETADWKA, encoded by the coding sequence ATGACGAACCTCACGTCCCTCTCTGCCAGCCAGCTCGCCCGACTCGTGACGGAAAAAAGAGCTTCGTCCCTGGAGATCGTAGACGCGTATATCGAGCGAGCGCAACAGCTGCAGGACCTCAATGCCCTGCCTTTCCCGTGCTTTGATCGGGCGCGGCGTGAGGCCCAGGAACGCGACGCCCAACTGGCCCGGGGAGAACGTCTGGGCCCGCTGCACGGCGTGCCCCTTACCGTCAAGGACTGGCTCGAGGTGGAGGGCCTGCCCTGTCGTGCCGGCGACGAAGCGCGCCGGGGGATGGTCTGTCAGCAAGACGCGACGGCCGTGGCCCGTCTGCGCGCTGCGGGAGGGGTTGTGCTCGGGAAGACTGCGGTCCTGCCCGACACGGCCGTGTACGGGCGGGTGGCTAATCCCTACGGCGAGGGCCGCAGTCCTGGTGGATCGAGTTCGGGCGAGGCGGCCCTGATCGCCGCGGGCGGCAGTCCTTTGGGCCTGGGCAGCGACTCCGGCGGCTCCATCCGCCAGCCGGCCGCCTTTTGCGGGGTGGCCGGACTCAAACCCACCTCGGGGCGGGTGCCGCCCACTGGGCATCTTCCGCGCATTAATCCGCTCGCCGATTCGCGCACAGTCATCGGTCCACTGGCCCGACGGGTGGAAGATCTCGCTCTCGCACTGCACCTCATCGCGGGCGAGGACGGCTGGGACGCGAGTGTGGTCCCCGCGCCGCTCAGTGACTACCGTGAAGTGCGGGTACCGGTCCTGCGCGCCGCATTTTTTGACCGTTTGCCGGGGGCGGAGGGCCTGGATGATGCGGACGCCTCCTGCGTGTTGGGGGAAGCGGTGACGGCGCTCAAGCACTTGGGCGTTGAGGTCCGTGAAGCTGCGCCACCTGGCCTGGACGCGACGATGGCGCTCACCCGGGAGTACTGGGCGCGGCCCGAATCATCGTCGTGGGAGTTGTGGGAGCCTGACGGGGCCTCGACCCTCAGTGCCGACCAGGTCGAGCGTCACCTGTTCGAGTGGGATCGTTTCCGGCGCGGGGTATTGGGCTTCATGCGCGGTGTGGACGTGATCTTGACGCCCGTCACGCGGTCGGGCGCGGTGAAGCACGGGGACGACGAGGGCGGCATCGATTTTACGGCCCCCTTTAGCCTGACGGGACAGCCCGCCGCCGTGGTGCGTTGTGGGAAGACGGCGGACAGACGACCCCTGGGCGTGCAGGTGGTGGCCCGGATGTGGCGCGAGGACGTGGCCTTGGCCGTGGCGCACGCCCTGGAAGAGGCGCTGGGCGGCCACCGAAGCCCCCCGTCACGCGAGACGGCAGACTGGAAAGCGTGA
- a CDS encoding HD domain-containing protein: MSEHRQAIPLTNRFAEAMTVAHRWHAGHFRKGTPTPYISHLLGVASIALEYGANEDEAIAALLHDALEDGPENTGIDATELRKDIVRQFGANVARLVDGATDATPQAGEPKAPWAERKTAYLGKLLQEKNASSLLISASDKVHNAQTILNAIKPLSGAERVEFFKRFNQGLEGTLQYYRFLVDAYRRAPGAQGRVQLQALFDLLDGTVTAIEEACGTTAEDVRRHPMLRGVLPA, encoded by the coding sequence ATGAGTGAACACAGACAGGCCATTCCCCTCACCAACCGCTTCGCGGAAGCCATGACCGTCGCACACCGCTGGCACGCGGGTCACTTCCGCAAAGGGACTCCCACCCCCTACATCTCCCATCTGCTCGGCGTGGCCTCCATTGCCCTCGAGTACGGAGCCAACGAGGATGAAGCCATTGCCGCCCTCCTGCACGATGCGTTGGAGGATGGGCCGGAGAATACGGGCATTGACGCGACAGAGCTGCGTAAGGACATCGTGCGCCAGTTCGGGGCGAACGTGGCCAGGCTGGTCGATGGTGCGACGGACGCCACTCCTCAGGCAGGTGAGCCCAAGGCGCCGTGGGCCGAGCGGAAGACAGCCTACCTGGGCAAGCTCCTCCAGGAGAAGAACGCCTCCTCCCTCCTGATCAGTGCGTCGGACAAGGTGCATAACGCCCAGACCATCCTCAACGCGATCAAGCCATTGAGCGGTGCAGAACGGGTCGAGTTCTTCAAACGGTTCAATCAGGGCCTGGAGGGCACGCTGCAGTACTACCGCTTCCTGGTGGATGCGTATCGCCGTGCGCCAGGAGCCCAGGGGCGAGTCCAGCTTCAGGCCCTGTTTGACCTGTTGGACGGTACGGTCACGGCGATTGAGGAGGCGTGCGGGACGACAGCAGAAGACGTCCGCCGTCATCCCATGCTGCGGGGTGTCCTTCCAGCCTAG
- a CDS encoding putative bifunctional diguanylate cyclase/phosphodiesterase — protein MAVRSPASVLALLTVYMVGYAIWLLLGAPAGDRTSVLANLLLVPPFLLATLVVWTVARLPQVTAAPAWRWLGYGFLAWALGGLIYSGYDLLGLPPFPSLADVGYLATLPCFAAGLTALRRERRGTLQTLSFLTDAALVTLILGALGWQTFFQSTLADTAQPVLALWISLAYPVLYLLLCAATVTLALWKPLGLRRRVIALLAAGLLCFLGTNVLYFGAVARGSYVPGTWLDLGWPLAAFLIAWAAYRCGEAATRPQPNWPQLPSEWWKGLLPHYAVVAAFLVYLALHLGAPLDRPQQVLLWLIVGLFALRQLLVLTDNQRLQLHLTHRAEHDPLTGVRNRSDLEVDLQRQIDEARTWNSVVAVLFIDLDRMKEINDTFGHVVGDHLLQALATRLSEALPADALLFRFGGDEFVAVLPRHDAAAAARVAQTLLAAASKAFQIGPEILHVSASLGIALAPGDAEQATAAIKQADGALYRAKQAGRDTWRFASEQLNSLHMPQAQLEVQLRGALERGEFAMYFQPLIDLRSGRVRSFEALMRWNSPVLGPVSPADFIPVAETREMMGGLGHWAMRESIRQMCAWQAALPGVSVAVNVSATQFAYENFVADTRATLAEYGGTPGLLTLEITESAVLADAMQARQKLLELRALGVRVALDDFGTGYSSLGQLRSLPVDVLKIDRVFIQDSNTDSAFIQAMISMGHSLGLEVVAEGIEDAATVAQLQALRCDLGQGFYFARPQPAGQAVAAMAQGSLLALPRC, from the coding sequence ATGGCCGTTCGCTCTCCTGCCTCCGTGCTGGCGCTCCTGACCGTCTACATGGTTGGCTACGCCATCTGGCTGCTGCTCGGCGCACCGGCTGGAGACAGGACATCCGTGCTGGCAAACCTGCTGCTCGTACCCCCCTTTTTGCTGGCGACGCTGGTGGTCTGGACGGTAGCCAGGCTGCCGCAGGTGACGGCAGCCCCGGCTTGGCGCTGGCTGGGGTACGGTTTCCTGGCCTGGGCGCTGGGTGGGCTGATCTACTCCGGGTATGACCTGCTGGGGCTGCCTCCCTTTCCCTCTCTGGCAGACGTGGGCTATCTGGCCACCCTGCCGTGCTTCGCCGCAGGGTTGACCGCCCTACGCCGCGAACGTCGGGGCACCCTGCAGACCCTCAGCTTCCTGACCGACGCCGCGCTGGTCACGCTGATTCTGGGCGCCCTGGGGTGGCAGACCTTTTTCCAGAGCACGCTCGCAGACACCGCGCAGCCCGTCCTGGCACTGTGGATCTCGCTGGCGTATCCCGTCTTGTACCTGCTGCTGTGTGCCGCCACCGTAACGCTGGCCCTATGGAAGCCGCTGGGCCTGCGCAGACGGGTGATCGCCCTGCTGGCCGCCGGACTGCTGTGCTTTCTGGGCACCAACGTCCTCTACTTTGGCGCGGTGGCCCGCGGCAGTTACGTGCCGGGCACCTGGCTGGATCTGGGCTGGCCGCTGGCGGCGTTCCTGATCGCCTGGGCGGCGTACCGCTGCGGCGAGGCGGCCACACGGCCCCAGCCGAACTGGCCTCAGTTGCCCAGCGAGTGGTGGAAAGGATTGCTGCCTCATTACGCGGTGGTGGCCGCGTTCCTGGTCTACCTGGCCCTGCACCTGGGAGCCCCACTGGACCGGCCACAACAGGTGCTGCTGTGGCTGATCGTGGGCCTATTCGCGCTGCGTCAGCTCCTGGTGCTGACCGACAACCAGCGCCTGCAACTGCACCTGACGCACCGCGCCGAACATGATCCGCTGACTGGCGTGCGCAATCGGAGCGACCTAGAAGTCGATCTGCAACGGCAGATTGACGAGGCCCGCACCTGGAACAGCGTGGTGGCGGTGTTGTTCATTGACCTTGACCGCATGAAGGAGATCAACGACACCTTCGGACATGTGGTGGGCGACCACCTGCTGCAAGCGCTGGCCACCCGACTGTCTGAAGCCCTGCCCGCCGACGCCCTGCTCTTCCGATTCGGCGGCGATGAGTTTGTGGCCGTGCTGCCCAGACATGACGCAGCAGCGGCCGCCAGGGTGGCGCAGACGCTGCTTGCCGCCGCCAGCAAGGCCTTCCAGATCGGCCCGGAGATCTTACATGTGTCGGCCAGTCTCGGGATTGCGCTGGCTCCTGGCGACGCTGAGCAGGCCACCGCGGCCATCAAGCAGGCAGACGGAGCCCTGTACCGCGCCAAGCAGGCGGGCAGGGACACCTGGCGCTTCGCCAGCGAGCAGCTCAACAGCCTGCACATGCCCCAGGCCCAGCTGGAAGTGCAGCTCCGCGGCGCTTTGGAACGAGGCGAGTTCGCCATGTACTTTCAGCCGCTGATTGATCTGCGCAGCGGGCGGGTGCGCAGTTTTGAGGCCCTGATGCGCTGGAATTCCCCCGTGCTCGGGCCAGTCTCGCCTGCCGATTTCATTCCAGTGGCCGAAACGCGCGAGATGATGGGCGGGCTGGGGCACTGGGCCATGCGCGAGTCGATTCGTCAGATGTGCGCGTGGCAGGCGGCGTTGCCTGGCGTCAGTGTCGCAGTCAACGTGTCGGCCACGCAATTCGCCTACGAAAACTTCGTGGCCGACACGCGCGCCACGCTGGCCGAGTACGGCGGCACGCCCGGGCTGCTCACGCTGGAGATCACCGAGAGTGCGGTTCTGGCCGACGCGATGCAGGCCCGGCAAAAATTACTGGAACTGCGCGCCCTGGGCGTGCGCGTGGCCTTGGACGACTTCGGGACCGGCTACTCCAGCCTGGGTCAGCTCCGCTCACTGCCCGTGGATGTCCTCAAAATCGACCGGGTGTTCATCCAGGACAGCAACACCGATTCGGCGTTCATCCAGGCCATGATTTCGATGGGGCACAGCCTGGGGCTGGAGGTGGTGGCCGAGGGCATCGAGGACGCGGCCACCGTCGCCCAGCTGCAGGCCCTGAGATGTGATCTGGGCCAGGGATTTTACTTCGCTCGGCCACAACCTGCCGGTCAGGCGGTGGCCGCGATGGCGCAGGGCAGCCTTCTGGCCCTGCCACGTTGCTGA
- a CDS encoding GNAT family N-acetyltransferase, whose protein sequence is MNFNTRAFTTGDLVAIHALHDSSGTEPSVDRAATQLEDAAGQEVLHRVIAEEGGALLGYGYLARSAWHPEGWFQGEVFVDLSSRGRGVGSELVRWMVTRAEEGGATSLTTWVNGAFPEHEQFAVHHGFEEVQRFVTMTMNVGDADQALLEQLVARAQQRGISLFTFEETPETAEMRYKLYELNRRLAPLLPGNGEEFPSFEEYEREIIDAEWFSPKAQLIAAHGDRWIGLVGLGSYEEGRRLQHEFTAVDPAYQGRGVALALKAWSLQKARAWGAQEVRTGNDASNTPIITLNRRLGYQLQPGVVKLRRTLVQRL, encoded by the coding sequence ATGAATTTCAATACTCGAGCGTTCACCACAGGTGATCTCGTCGCCATCCATGCCCTGCACGACAGCAGTGGGACAGAGCCGAGCGTGGACCGTGCTGCGACACAGCTGGAGGACGCCGCCGGCCAGGAGGTCTTGCACCGCGTCATCGCCGAGGAAGGCGGCGCCCTGCTGGGGTACGGTTATCTGGCCCGTTCAGCCTGGCATCCGGAGGGGTGGTTTCAGGGTGAAGTCTTCGTTGACCTCTCCTCGCGGGGTAGAGGGGTTGGCTCTGAGCTGGTGCGGTGGATGGTGACCCGGGCCGAGGAAGGAGGCGCGACGTCCCTGACCACCTGGGTGAACGGGGCGTTTCCTGAGCATGAGCAGTTCGCTGTACACCATGGCTTCGAGGAAGTGCAGCGCTTCGTGACGATGACGATGAACGTGGGCGACGCCGATCAGGCCCTTCTTGAGCAACTCGTGGCCAGGGCCCAGCAGCGCGGCATTTCGCTGTTTACATTTGAGGAAACCCCGGAGACGGCTGAAATGCGGTACAAGCTGTACGAACTCAATCGCCGCCTGGCCCCCTTGCTCCCAGGAAATGGGGAGGAATTCCCCTCATTTGAGGAATACGAGCGCGAGATTATCGACGCCGAATGGTTCAGTCCGAAGGCTCAGCTGATCGCCGCGCACGGAGATCGCTGGATTGGTCTGGTCGGTCTGGGTTCATATGAGGAGGGGCGTCGCCTCCAGCACGAGTTCACGGCGGTGGACCCAGCCTATCAGGGACGGGGTGTCGCGCTGGCACTGAAGGCGTGGAGTCTGCAAAAGGCCAGGGCCTGGGGCGCACAGGAGGTCCGAACGGGCAATGACGCATCGAATACGCCAATCATCACCCTGAACCGGCGCCTGGGCTATCAACTTCAGCCGGGTGTGGTGAAGTTGCGCCGGACGCTGGTGCAAAGACTGTAG
- a CDS encoding monooxygenase yields the protein MKVLGERAIVIGGSMGGLLAARALADAFEHVTLLERDEHPEHALPRKGVPQGRHLHGLLGRGREVLELFFPGITEDLVQQGAMAGDLTEYCLWVNEGAPHVSFTSGLRGVVMSRPLIETTVRRRLLEWSNVEAINGVDVQGLLTSLGGCRITGVRSAPRGGDGEQELAADLVVDACGRGSHSPAWLKALGYPAPPEDFVRTSLTYTTRVFQRRPGETAIDGGDVPSVVCSGSTRTPRSGFMVPVEGDRWIVTLAGILGDEAPTDLAGFLAFARSLPISDIYTLVSRAQPLDEGTQFKFPGSRRRRYEQLDRFPQRYLAFGDAICSFNPVYGQGMTVAATEALELQYALAEGFDGLARRFFTRAAKAINVPWDMAVGSDLRFEGVEGHRIARTRFVNWYVGKLHQAAWKDPVPAMAFQRVANLLDSPAALLQPRVAWHVLHGNLAYRRSGQGAAIRNSSPS from the coding sequence ATGAAGGTGCTGGGTGAACGCGCAATCGTCATTGGCGGCAGTATGGGTGGACTGCTTGCCGCTCGTGCCCTTGCGGATGCCTTCGAACACGTGACGCTCCTCGAGCGCGACGAGCATCCTGAGCATGCTCTACCCCGCAAAGGGGTCCCTCAAGGCCGCCACCTGCACGGCCTGCTCGGCCGCGGCCGTGAAGTCCTTGAACTGTTCTTCCCGGGCATCACGGAGGATCTCGTCCAGCAAGGCGCGATGGCCGGCGACTTGACCGAATACTGCCTGTGGGTCAATGAGGGCGCACCCCACGTGTCCTTTACCAGTGGGCTTCGAGGTGTCGTCATGAGCCGCCCCCTCATCGAAACGACCGTCCGCCGTCGCCTGCTCGAATGGTCGAATGTGGAAGCCATCAACGGCGTGGACGTCCAGGGCCTCCTCACTTCGCTGGGTGGTTGCCGGATCACTGGCGTCCGCTCGGCACCACGCGGGGGCGATGGGGAGCAAGAACTCGCTGCCGACCTCGTGGTTGACGCCTGTGGCCGTGGTTCACACAGTCCTGCGTGGCTGAAGGCATTGGGGTACCCGGCACCTCCTGAGGACTTTGTGCGGACCAGCCTCACCTACACGACACGCGTGTTCCAACGTCGCCCGGGCGAGACGGCCATCGATGGCGGGGACGTGCCCTCCGTCGTCTGTAGCGGGTCCACCCGCACCCCCCGGTCGGGTTTCATGGTGCCTGTCGAAGGAGACCGCTGGATCGTGACACTCGCGGGCATTCTGGGGGACGAGGCCCCCACCGATCTGGCTGGATTTCTTGCTTTCGCTCGAAGTTTGCCCATCTCCGACATCTACACCCTGGTGAGCCGAGCCCAGCCACTGGACGAGGGGACACAGTTCAAGTTCCCTGGCAGCCGGAGACGCCGTTACGAACAGCTTGACCGCTTCCCCCAGCGCTACCTGGCATTCGGGGACGCCATCTGCAGTTTCAATCCTGTCTACGGCCAGGGCATGACGGTCGCGGCAACGGAAGCCCTGGAATTGCAATACGCCCTGGCTGAAGGGTTTGACGGTCTGGCCCGCCGCTTCTTCACTCGGGCGGCAAAAGCCATCAACGTTCCCTGGGACATGGCCGTCGGCTCGGACCTCCGCTTTGAGGGCGTAGAAGGTCACCGTATAGCAAGGACCAGGTTCGTGAACTGGTATGTCGGGAAACTGCACCAGGCAGCTTGGAAGGATCCTGTGCCAGCCATGGCTTTTCAGCGTGTGGCCAATCTCCTCGATTCGCCGGCAGCCCTGCTCCAACCCCGTGTGGCCTGGCACGTCCTGCACGGAAACCTCGCTTACAGACGCAGTGGGCAGGGAGCGGCCATAAGGAACAGCTCCCCGTCTTGA
- a CDS encoding GNAT family N-acetyltransferase, with amino-acid sequence MNGWTVDVRRLSEVRPQDVMALHNHPRVRRTLPLAQSLMDEAGAQRFIAAKERLWEEHGYGPWAFFVGDRFAGWGGLQPEGPDADLGLVLHPDFWGLGQQVIPTILRHAFSEWGLPSVTVLLPQGLRGMRAATRFGFSPDGEVMLNRVTFVRYRLPISTWRAAQKMP; translated from the coding sequence GTGAATGGATGGACCGTGGATGTTCGCCGATTGAGTGAGGTGCGGCCCCAGGACGTGATGGCGTTGCACAACCACCCCCGGGTGCGCCGAACCCTGCCGCTGGCTCAGTCGCTGATGGACGAGGCGGGGGCGCAGCGGTTCATCGCCGCAAAAGAGCGCTTGTGGGAAGAGCACGGGTACGGGCCCTGGGCTTTTTTCGTAGGTGACAGGTTCGCGGGGTGGGGCGGGTTGCAACCTGAGGGACCGGACGCCGACCTTGGGCTGGTGCTCCATCCCGACTTCTGGGGTCTCGGGCAACAGGTCATACCGACCATCCTCCGCCACGCCTTCTCGGAGTGGGGCCTGCCTTCGGTGACCGTGCTGCTGCCCCAAGGCCTCCGGGGGATGCGGGCAGCGACCCGCTTCGGATTCAGTCCGGACGGTGAGGTGATGCTCAATAGGGTGACTTTTGTGCGGTATCGCCTGCCGATCTCGACCTGGAGGGCGGCGCAGAAGATGCCCTGA
- a CDS encoding alpha/beta fold hydrolase has product MLRVNGVLLHVVEAGPQDGPLVVLLHGFPEFWYGWRRQIEALANAGYRVLAPDQRGYNLSEKPPGMAAYRIDALTRDVLGLLDARGRERAYVVGHDWGAAVAWNLAISHPERVERLAILNVPHPGVFAQTLRTSRAQQLKSWYMFFFQVPVLPEVLLRIRNFRMLARSLTNTSRSGTFSSDDLKRYREAWAQPGTLTGMLNWYRAMFLFPAPTGGDARVRVPALILWGAEDQFLGREMAERSVEHVDDAQLEMFGNVSHWIQHEVPQEVNAHLLAFFAGNRRGL; this is encoded by the coding sequence TTGCTCAGGGTCAACGGTGTGCTGCTGCATGTGGTCGAGGCGGGCCCTCAGGACGGCCCGCTAGTCGTGCTGCTGCATGGCTTTCCTGAATTCTGGTACGGATGGCGCCGCCAGATCGAAGCCCTGGCGAACGCGGGGTACCGGGTGCTGGCGCCCGACCAGCGGGGGTACAACCTGAGCGAGAAACCACCGGGCATGGCAGCCTACCGGATTGACGCACTGACCCGGGATGTGTTGGGTCTACTCGACGCGCGAGGACGTGAACGGGCGTACGTGGTCGGGCATGACTGGGGCGCGGCCGTAGCCTGGAATCTCGCCATTTCACACCCGGAGCGGGTGGAGCGGCTGGCCATTCTCAACGTTCCGCATCCCGGCGTCTTCGCCCAGACGCTGAGAACAAGTCGGGCACAGCAACTCAAGAGCTGGTACATGTTCTTCTTCCAGGTGCCGGTCCTGCCAGAAGTGCTTCTCCGCATCAGAAATTTCCGCATGCTGGCCAGAAGCCTGACGAACACCTCGCGCTCTGGAACATTCAGCTCGGACGATTTAAAGCGGTACCGGGAAGCCTGGGCTCAACCCGGGACGCTGACAGGCATGCTCAACTGGTACCGGGCCATGTTCCTCTTCCCAGCACCTACGGGAGGCGACGCGAGGGTGCGCGTGCCGGCCCTGATCCTGTGGGGAGCCGAGGATCAGTTCCTTGGGCGGGAAATGGCGGAGCGAAGTGTGGAGCACGTCGATGATGCGCAACTGGAGATGTTTGGGAACGTGAGCCACTGGATTCAACACGAGGTGCCCCAGGAGGTCAACGCGCACCTCCTCGCCTTTTTCGCAGGCAACAGGCGAGGGCTGTGA